One region of Ornithorhynchus anatinus isolate Pmale09 chromosome X5, mOrnAna1.pri.v4, whole genome shotgun sequence genomic DNA includes:
- the LOC114808123 gene encoding hepatocyte cell adhesion molecule-like, which yields MNHTRGESALFRLTVSQTSDIRVVEWTFATKNLTIMELTLGPPGLSPNWTHERYRRRVHVVPKGFLQLLDVTPEDSGTYDAQARFRSGPFQKEVFILAVYEPVPLPEIHLRPGSRTSGRCNFTLECRLPGAGAAVSVSWRKGDPPGELAAAERRGLSPDRRTLNLALSSVHPDDVFTCLARSPAQERNASVQLGDLCARDGAASSLNWIFLLRLVLVGILVTLGASVAWKKTAKAERGL from the exons ATGAATCACACGCGGGGAGAGTCCGCCCTTTTCCGCCTCACCGTCTCTCAGACCTCCGACATACGGGTGGTCGAATGGACCTTCGCGACCAAGAATCTGACTATCATGGAGCTCACGCTCGGGCCCCCGGGGCTCTCGCCCAACTGGACCCACGAGAGATACAGACGGAGGGTCCACGTGGTCCCCAAGGGCTTCCTGCAGTTACTGGATGTGACCCCCGAGGACAGCGGCACCTACGACGCGCAAGCCAGATTCCGGTCAGGACCCTTCCAGAAGGAGGTCTTCATCCTCGCGGTGTATG AGCCGGTCCCCCTCCCCGAGATCCATCTGCGGCCCGGGAGCCGGACGTCGGGCCGGTGTAACTTCACCCTGGAGTGTCggctgccgggggcgggggcggccgtgtCCGTGAGCTGGAGGAAGGGGGACCCCCCGGGGGAGCTGGCCGCGGCGGAGCGGCGGGGGCTGTCCCCCGACCGCCGGACCCTGAACCTGGCCCTGTCCTCGGTCCATCCCGACGACGTCTTCACCTGCCTGGCCCGCTCTCCCGCCCAGGAGAGAAACGCCTCCGTCCAACTCGGGGACCTCTGCGCCCGGGACG GGGCTGCTTCCTCACTGAACTGGATCTTCCTGTTGCGTCTGGTCCTGGTCGGAATCCTGGTGACCCTGGGAGCCTCGGTGGCCTGGAAGAAGACGGCGAAGGCGGAGAGAGGCCTGTGA
- the ETV3 gene encoding ETS translocation variant 3, producing the protein MKAGCSIADKPEGGGGYQFPDWAYKTESSPGSRQIQLWHFILELLQKEEFRHVIAWQQGEYGEFVIKDPDEVARLWGRRKCKPQMNYDKLSRALRYYYNKRILHKTKGKRFTYKFNFNKLVMPNYPFINIRPNGVVPQSAPPVPTASSRFHFPPLDSHSPPGDGRPGRYPVVPDPPADGGDRKAELPELEDGPADWPRRRRGAADFLTGRGAGAPAPAAPPKRKPDLVVPLFARPGLYADAASPFAVSPLPGRGAAGVLNVPVSPALSLTPTLFSYSPSPGLSPFAAGGGSCFSFNPEEMKHYLHAQACSVFNYHLSPRTFPRYPGLGLPGPPSLPPPPPPPAPAPPCRGAPDEPAPFPIKLQPPPAGRRHRDRAEEPAAGAAPAPPRIKAEPDGEPAAPVPEPPEAGEPEAPEKKEDASMPPKLRLKRRWNGEREVPWNPAGPPVLLAGPQGAADA; encoded by the exons atgaaggcCGGCTGCAGCATTGCAGACAagcctgaaggagggggag gctaCCAGTTCCCCGACTGGGCCTACAAGACGGAGTCGAGCCCGGGCTCGCGTCAGATCCAGCTGTGGCACTTCATCCTGGAGCTGCTGCAGAAGGAGGAATTCCGCCACGTCATCGCCTGGCAGCAGGGCGAGTACGGCGAGTTCGTCATCAAGGACCCGGACGAGGTGGCCCGCCTCTGGGGCCGCCGCAAGTGCAAGCCCCAGATGAACTACGACAAGCTCAGCCGGGCCCTCAG ATATTACTACAACAAGCGGATCCTGCATAAGACCAAGGGCAAGAGGTTCACCTACAAGTTCAACTTCAACAAGCTGGTGATGCCCAACTACCCGTTCATCAACATCCGGCCCAATG gtGTGGTCCCCCAGAGCGCCCCCCCGGTGCCCACCGCCTCGTCCCGCTTCCACTTCCCCCCGCTGGACAGCCACTCCCCCCCGGGCGACGGGCGGCCCGGCCGCTACCCGGTGGTCCCCGACCCCCCGGCCGACGGCGGCGACCGCAAGGCGGAGCTCCCCGAGCTGGAGGACGGGCCGGCCGActggccccgccgccgccgcggcgccGCGGACTTCCTGACGGGACGGGGCGCCGGGGCCCCCGCGCCCGCCGCGCCCCCGAAGCGCAAGCCGGACCTGGTGGTCCCGCTGTTCGCCCGGCCGGGGCTCTACGCCGACGCCGCCAGCCCCTTCGCCGTGTCGCCGctgcccggccggggggcggccggcgtGCTCAACGTGCCCGTCTCGCCCGCCCTGTCGCTGacgcccaccctcttctcctacaGCCCCTCGCCCGGCCTGAGCCCCTTCGCGGCCGGCGGCGGGAGCTGCTTCTCCTTCAACCCCGAGGAGATGAAACATTACTTGCACGCCCAGGCCTGCTCGGTGTTCAACTACCACCTGAGCCCGCGGACCTTCCCCCGCTACCCGGGCCTGGGCCTGCCGGGCCCGCCCtcgctgcccccgccgcccccgcccccggccccggccccgccctgccGCGGGGCCCCCGACGAGCCGGCCCCCTTCCCCATCAAGCTGcagcccccgcccgccgggcGCAGGCACCGCGACAGGGCCGAGGAGCCCGCGGCGGgggccgcccccgcgccccccaggATCAAGGCCGAGCCCGACGGGgagcccgccgccccg GTCCCGGAGCCCCCCGAGGCGGGCGAGCCGGAAGCCCCCGAGAAGAAGGAGGACGCCTCCATGCCGCCCAAGCTGCGGCTGAAACGGCGCTGGAACGGCGAGCGCGAGGTCCCCTGgaaccccgccggccccccggtccTCCTGGCCGGCCCCCAGGGGGCCGCGGACGcctag